A region from the Cytophagia bacterium CHB2 genome encodes:
- a CDS encoding cytochrome c, with product MQRLILTTIFGIVAMVFIAYAEKLASHNETGLIERGNYLVTTMGCGDCHTPWKMGANGPKPDSTRLLSGHPEHALYPMWSPADFQRNAIALVNPTNTAWAGPWGVSFTANLTPDTSTGIGEWKEETFISAIRTGKHQGYANARDILPPMPWPAYRNLTDEDLSAIWAYLRSIPPVKNQVPLPIPPGQEITAE from the coding sequence TTGCAAAGACTCATCTTGACCACGATCTTTGGAATTGTAGCGATGGTCTTCATTGCCTATGCAGAAAAATTAGCAAGTCACAACGAGACGGGCTTGATCGAACGGGGCAATTATCTTGTTACCACGATGGGGTGCGGCGACTGCCACACGCCCTGGAAAATGGGAGCAAACGGCCCCAAACCGGATAGTACGCGTTTGTTGTCTGGCCATCCCGAACATGCTCTCTACCCCATGTGGAGCCCGGCTGATTTTCAGCGCAATGCGATAGCGCTAGTCAATCCGACCAACACGGCGTGGGCCGGTCCCTGGGGCGTCAGTTTCACGGCGAATCTCACGCCCGACACTTCAACCGGCATCGGTGAATGGAAAGAAGAGACGTTCATCAGCGCGATTCGCACGGGTAAACATCAAGGCTATGCCAATGCGCGCGATATCTTGCCGCCCATGCCGTGGCCGGCATACCGCAACTTGACAGACGAAGATTTATCAGCAATCTGGGCTTATTTGCGCTCGATTCCGCCCGTGAAAAATCAAGTGCCGCTGCCGATACCTCCTGGACAAGAAATAACGGCAGAGTAA
- a CDS encoding GNAT family N-acetyltransferase produces the protein MAEQFFTAQNNFALMFLIRDATQSDISELTKLRNAPTQLQRYLREADGEGIRFLVYEQDNEIRAFAMLFLRQPSQGSPKSHIPKISDLYVAQRFRSMGIGTSMIARMEELAVAFGHSVMHVGVDPVDNPRALALYERLGYVPIDEPHQKKAIFYDEAGNATERKYWNVTLRKQLTP, from the coding sequence TTGGCCGAGCAGTTTTTCACAGCTCAAAACAATTTTGCACTGATGTTCCTCATCCGTGACGCAACCCAATCAGACATAAGCGAATTAACCAAACTACGCAATGCCCCCACGCAACTTCAGCGCTATCTGCGCGAGGCCGATGGCGAGGGCATCCGGTTTCTGGTCTATGAACAGGATAACGAAATCCGTGCGTTTGCCATGCTGTTCTTGCGCCAGCCCTCACAAGGCTCGCCCAAGTCGCACATCCCGAAGATCAGTGATTTGTACGTGGCGCAGCGCTTTCGTTCCATGGGCATCGGAACAAGCATGATTGCGCGTATGGAAGAGCTGGCAGTCGCGTTTGGGCACAGTGTGATGCACGTTGGTGTTGATCCCGTCGATAATCCTCGCGCGTTGGCTTTGTACGAGCGCCTTGGTTATGTGCCCATTGATGAGCCGCATCAGAAGAAGGCGATCTTTTACGATGAAGCAGGCAACGCCACGGAAAGAAAGTATTGGAACGTAACTCTGAGGAAACAGCTTACACCGTGA
- a CDS encoding sigma-54-dependent Fis family transcriptional regulator, giving the protein MRIFKKITIAETMLLNENQDSFARENQRLSVLVEVAEILGQENDFHEILRVVANKAASLLCAEMALIMMINPLTRQTVKTVIKAGQEVNNPDFHFVHTQVTGWVTKHQQALLSPDLQQDKRFGAKFFADIPVHAVLCVPFMGEGVIIGTLLLMNQEKSNTFSEDDLACLKKLAAIAAPFLRNVQKLQAYFAAPMPEASLLSKYAGAGLIGKSSTFIQLLAAIEAAARCDVRVLLEGQSGTGKELIARAIHRFSNRTDGPFVAVDCGAIPANLVESELFGHVKGAFTGADRERKGLIEQAAGGTLFIDEIENLSSDMQSKFMRVLQEGEVRPVGSNVARKVNARIISASSMSVRDLVEKGKFRSDLFYRLHVYPIYVPALADRKEDIPLLANHFLVKFAAEQKKHAASFHARLLDFMRQRSWLGNIRELENFIERLVTLVPADEQTVSHDILPADIQQEFRRSKTSGAGSSANPSLNHRMQDFERQIIQQTLADHDWNQSKAARALKISEQKLRYRMTKLGIARPAAE; this is encoded by the coding sequence ATGCGGATCTTCAAAAAAATAACCATTGCAGAGACGATGCTACTCAACGAAAATCAAGATTCATTCGCACGCGAAAACCAGCGCCTTTCCGTCCTCGTCGAAGTCGCAGAAATTCTCGGACAAGAGAATGACTTTCACGAAATCCTGCGCGTCGTGGCGAACAAAGCCGCGAGCTTATTGTGCGCCGAGATGGCGTTGATCATGATGATCAACCCGCTCACGCGACAGACCGTCAAGACCGTGATCAAAGCCGGCCAGGAAGTGAATAATCCGGATTTTCATTTCGTCCACACGCAAGTCACCGGCTGGGTGACCAAACATCAGCAAGCGCTGCTGAGTCCGGACCTGCAGCAGGACAAAAGATTCGGCGCCAAATTTTTTGCGGATATTCCGGTGCATGCGGTTTTGTGCGTGCCTTTTATGGGTGAAGGCGTCATCATCGGCACGCTTCTGCTCATGAATCAGGAGAAGAGCAATACCTTCAGTGAAGATGATCTTGCCTGCTTGAAAAAGCTTGCCGCCATCGCCGCGCCTTTTCTGCGCAATGTGCAAAAGCTGCAAGCGTATTTTGCCGCGCCGATGCCCGAAGCCAGTTTGCTCAGCAAATATGCCGGGGCGGGCTTGATTGGAAAATCCTCAACTTTCATTCAATTGCTGGCGGCCATTGAAGCCGCGGCCCGCTGCGACGTGCGCGTGTTATTGGAAGGCCAAAGCGGCACCGGCAAGGAGCTGATCGCCCGCGCCATTCATCGGTTCAGCAACCGCACCGACGGGCCGTTTGTGGCAGTGGACTGCGGCGCGATTCCGGCCAACTTGGTGGAAAGTGAGCTGTTCGGCCATGTCAAAGGCGCATTCACCGGCGCCGACCGCGAGCGCAAAGGCTTGATCGAACAAGCTGCCGGCGGCACGCTGTTCATTGACGAAATCGAGAATCTGTCCTCGGACATGCAATCGAAATTCATGCGCGTTTTGCAGGAGGGCGAAGTGCGCCCGGTGGGAAGCAACGTGGCGCGCAAAGTCAACGCGCGCATCATCTCCGCCTCCAGCATGTCCGTGCGCGATTTGGTGGAGAAGGGAAAATTTCGTAGCGATTTGTTTTATCGGCTGCACGTTTATCCGATTTACGTGCCCGCATTGGCAGATCGTAAAGAAGACATCCCTTTGCTCGCCAACCATTTCCTGGTCAAGTTTGCCGCCGAGCAAAAGAAGCACGCCGCCTCGTTCCACGCCCGGCTGCTGGATTTCATGCGGCAGCGTTCCTGGCTGGGCAACATTCGCGAGCTGGAGAATTTTATCGAGCGCCTGGTGACGCTTGTTCCTGCGGACGAGCAGACGGTGAGCCACGATATCTTGCCGGCGGATATTCAACAAGAGTTCCGGAGATCGAAAACCAGCGGCGCCGGATCAAGCGCCAATCCTTCACTCAACCACCGCATGCAAGATTTTGAAAGGCAGATCATCCAGCAGACTTTGGCCGATCACGATTGGAACCAATCCAAAGCCGCGCGGGCGTTGAAAATATCCGAGCAGAAGCTGCGCTATCGCATGACGAAGTTGGGGATTGCGAGGCCGGCAGCAGAGTAA
- a CDS encoding tetratricopeptide repeat protein has protein sequence MIGHTISHYKILAKLGEGGMGIVYKAEDTKLERLVAIKSLPHHIAANDDERQRFKVEAKAAAALNHPNIATIYAIEEVDGQMFIVMEFIEGQELRKIVTSEQLSVNSVIDLAIQIAEGLKAAHTKGIIHRDIKSGNLMVTESGQVKIMDFGLAKISGGMQLTKTGGTLGTVAYMSPEQTRGRGVDHRTDIWALGVVLYEMITGQLPFKGEYEAAVMYSIWNEEPESILSLRPEATTELEHVVSTALAKNRDERYQRVDEMLAELRALRTDGNALKKRRIITPLVRRRFSKKTRVMMYRGLAALLGLFVVFGIYFVYQNSGAIESIAVMPFQHVKGDPDMELLSDGMAESITNKLSRLRSLKRVIARSSVLHYKNQVIDPIVVGNQLGVEAILTGSFRQRGAALFVTVELIDTKDNRHIWGNQYDSELKDILSVQDEIANSIIRHLQLKLTAAENERLRRQHTQDVEAYELYLKGRYYWDTRSAEGMLKGLESFQQAIDRDSSYALAYVGLADCYIRLGGYFFSAPQDAYPKAKAILSQALARDSTLAEVYASLGSIKSLFDRDWLGAEKDFQRAIALNPNYAPAYQWRALNLVSIASPEVALAEARRGLPLDPFSQPVNLVVGHLYYLARNYDQALEQTSKVLERNPRNAVAHDLLAQVYVQKSLFQEAIAEMRASIAISSSTERMGLLGFALARAGRKDEAEKILHELIEISKHKFISLTRTALIYMALGEHDQAFEWLNKAYDEERSDAVIALRHDPSWDPLRSDPRFIALLRKLGLKK, from the coding sequence ATGATCGGCCATACCATTTCCCACTACAAAATCCTCGCCAAGCTCGGCGAAGGCGGCATGGGCATCGTCTACAAAGCCGAGGACACGAAGCTCGAACGCCTGGTTGCGATCAAGTCTCTTCCGCATCACATCGCTGCCAACGATGATGAACGCCAACGCTTCAAGGTGGAGGCGAAGGCCGCAGCGGCGTTGAATCATCCCAATATCGCGACGATTTATGCTATCGAGGAAGTCGATGGCCAGATGTTTATCGTGATGGAATTCATTGAAGGCCAGGAATTGCGGAAAATAGTAACCAGTGAACAGTTATCAGTAAACAGTGTTATCGACCTCGCCATCCAAATTGCCGAAGGCCTGAAAGCCGCGCATACCAAAGGGATCATTCACCGCGACATCAAATCCGGCAACCTTATGGTCACGGAATCCGGCCAAGTGAAGATCATGGATTTCGGGCTGGCAAAGATCAGCGGCGGGATGCAACTCACCAAAACCGGCGGAACTTTGGGCACTGTCGCGTACATGTCGCCGGAGCAAACGCGTGGAAGAGGCGTTGATCATCGCACGGACATTTGGGCGCTTGGGGTCGTGCTCTATGAAATGATCACCGGCCAGTTGCCCTTCAAAGGCGAATACGAAGCAGCGGTGATGTATTCGATTTGGAATGAAGAGCCGGAGTCGATATTGTCTCTGCGTCCCGAGGCGACAACGGAATTGGAACATGTTGTGAGTACCGCTTTGGCAAAAAATAGAGACGAACGCTACCAGCGCGTAGATGAAATGCTGGCGGAATTGCGTGCACTTCGAACAGATGGCAATGCCCTCAAAAAACGAAGAATCATTACGCCGCTAGTTCGACGGCGTTTCTCGAAGAAAACTCGCGTCATGATGTACAGGGGACTGGCGGCTCTCTTGGGTTTATTCGTCGTATTCGGAATTTACTTCGTTTATCAAAACAGCGGCGCTATCGAATCCATCGCCGTGATGCCTTTCCAACATGTGAAGGGCGATCCGGATATGGAGTTGCTCAGCGACGGCATGGCCGAGAGCATCACCAATAAGCTTTCCCGTTTGCGCAGTCTGAAGCGAGTGATTGCCCGCAGCTCTGTTTTGCATTACAAGAACCAGGTGATCGATCCAATAGTGGTTGGAAATCAACTTGGTGTGGAGGCGATACTCACGGGTAGTTTTCGCCAGCGCGGCGCGGCGCTTTTCGTCACCGTGGAGCTTATTGATACGAAAGACAATCGCCACATTTGGGGAAACCAATATGATAGCGAATTGAAGGACATTCTATCAGTTCAAGACGAGATTGCAAACTCAATCATTCGGCATTTGCAGCTTAAGCTAACCGCTGCTGAGAATGAGCGCTTGCGGAGGCAGCACACCCAAGATGTCGAGGCGTACGAGCTTTATTTGAAAGGACGCTATTACTGGGATACAAGGAGCGCTGAAGGCATGCTAAAAGGCCTTGAGTCGTTTCAGCAAGCCATCGATAGAGATTCGAGCTATGCGCTGGCGTATGTGGGCTTGGCGGATTGTTACATAAGGCTTGGAGGCTATTTTTTTTCGGCTCCGCAGGACGCTTACCCCAAAGCAAAAGCAATACTATCACAGGCCTTGGCGAGAGACTCCACTCTCGCCGAGGTGTACGCCTCGTTGGGCAGTATCAAATCGCTTTTTGATCGGGATTGGTTGGGGGCGGAGAAAGATTTCCAGCGCGCCATTGCTCTAAACCCCAACTATGCGCCTGCCTACCAATGGCGAGCCCTGAATTTAGTGAGCATTGCGTCGCCAGAAGTGGCTCTTGCAGAAGCGAGACGCGGCCTGCCGCTCGACCCGTTTTCACAGCCGGTAAATCTCGTGGTAGGCCATTTGTATTACCTCGCTCGCAACTACGATCAAGCACTGGAGCAAACCAGCAAGGTCCTCGAAAGGAATCCGCGCAATGCCGTGGCGCATGATCTCCTGGCGCAGGTTTATGTGCAAAAATCGCTTTTCCAGGAAGCCATTGCCGAAATGAGAGCATCAATCGCCATTTCTTCAAGCACGGAACGAATGGGATTGCTCGGCTTTGCGTTGGCGCGGGCGGGAAGGAAAGACGAAGCGGAGAAGATACTCCATGAATTAATCGAGATTTCAAAGCACAAATTTATCTCGCTGACGAGAACCGCGCTAATTTACATGGCTCTCGGAGAGCATGACCAGGCCTTCGAATGGCTGAATAAAGCTTATGATGAAGAGCGCTCCGACGCGGTAATTGCTCTCAGACATGATCCGTCGTGGGACCCACTGCGTTCGGATCCGCGGTTTATCGCTCTGTTGCGAAAATTAGGTTTGAAAAAATAG
- a CDS encoding DUF433 domain-containing protein — MKFNRITVRYDQMGGVPCIRGLRIPVATVVGMVANRMVEDEILAALPDLEPEDIHEALLFAAQAVRERQIPVMEMA, encoded by the coding sequence ATGAAATTCAATCGTATCACGGTTCGCTACGATCAAATGGGTGGCGTACCTTGCATTCGCGGTCTGCGCATACCTGTTGCAACCGTTGTTGGTATGGTCGCCAACCGTATGGTCGAGGATGAAATTTTAGCCGCCTTACCAGATCTTGAACCGGAAGACATCCATGAAGCGTTGTTATTTGCCGCACAAGCCGTGCGCGAACGCCAAATACCAGTGATGGAGATGGCGTGA
- a CDS encoding SDR family oxidoreductase, with translation MNLIVGATGLLGGEICRKLRAANKPVRALVRPTADKAKVENLKTLGVELVSGDLKDRASLDRACQGVRAVISSANSVLSRQAGDSIQTVDLEGQKNLIDAASAAGVGHFIFVSLSSNLDIDCPLTRAKRAVEEHLKQSGLGFTILRPAAFMEIWLSPAVGFDFPNAKARVFGSGEGKISFISFPDAAQFAAFALDHSKAKNATIELGGPEALSHLEVIAVFEELIGRKFEIEKVPEEALWAQKQASTDPLQESFAALMLGMAKGDAIDMRETLRRLPVQLCSVRDYARRVAAV, from the coding sequence ATGAACTTGATCGTCGGAGCAACCGGGCTTTTAGGTGGAGAGATTTGCCGCAAATTGCGCGCTGCGAACAAACCCGTTCGCGCGCTGGTGCGACCTACTGCCGATAAAGCCAAAGTTGAAAATCTCAAAACGCTGGGCGTGGAATTGGTTTCGGGCGACCTCAAAGATCGTGCTTCGTTGGACCGGGCTTGCCAGGGTGTTCGCGCGGTGATCTCATCCGCCAATTCCGTCCTTTCTCGACAAGCCGGAGATAGCATACAAACCGTTGACCTGGAAGGCCAAAAGAATCTCATCGATGCCGCAAGCGCAGCCGGTGTTGGCCATTTTATTTTTGTCTCGCTTTCCAGCAATCTCGATATCGACTGCCCTCTGACGCGCGCCAAGAGAGCAGTTGAAGAACACCTCAAGCAGAGCGGGCTTGGCTTCACCATTTTGCGGCCGGCAGCTTTCATGGAAATCTGGCTGAGTCCCGCGGTGGGATTTGATTTCCCCAATGCCAAGGCCAGAGTGTTTGGCTCGGGTGAAGGCAAGATCAGTTTTATTTCTTTTCCCGACGCGGCGCAATTTGCCGCGTTTGCTTTGGATCACTCCAAAGCTAAAAATGCCACGATCGAGCTTGGCGGACCGGAAGCGCTGAGCCATTTGGAAGTCATCGCCGTCTTTGAAGAGTTGATCGGCCGCAAATTTGAAATCGAAAAGGTGCCCGAAGAAGCTTTGTGGGCGCAAAAACAGGCGAGTACTGATCCGCTGCAAGAATCTTTTGCCGCTTTGATGCTGGGTATGGCAAAAGGCGATGCCATCGATATGCGGGAAACGCTGCGGAGGCTTCCGGTGCAGCTTTGTTCGGTGAGAGATTATGCGAGACGCGTGGCCGCGGTGTAG
- a CDS encoding tetratricopeptide repeat protein produces the protein MIGKTISHYRLLEKLGQGGMGVIYKAEDTKLKRLVALKFLPPDLTLDEEAKERFVNEAQAASALDHPNLCTIYEIDEDEEGRMFIAMAYYEGETLQKKVASGKLQVADAIEIAIQIAQGLAKAHEHGIIHRDIKPANVMITNDSVAKILDFGLAKLSGQTRLTKIGTTVGTVAYMSPEQSRGENVDHRTDIWALGVVIYEMLTARLPFRGEYEQAVIYSIFNEEPEPVTGLRADLSSDFDEVIRKALAKDANQRYAAVIDFLSDLENLKAGIGIATVPGRAPRAETEENSIAVIDFTNIAGDATIDWLSGGIAETVTVDLKKISALKVVNREKVLNVLAKHAGKMPAEQQSIAIGKALGVRWMISGGYQKAGNAIRLTAHFTEIASGEVVGSVKADGTMEEIFKLQDQLILSLMEALQLKISSSEIRKIEKPEAMAVEAYEYYAKGRQLFNQFGKAGFEQAEKFYEKAIELDDKYALPYSGLGRIYIFKFIAQTDSRDLDIGISYLQKALQLDPDFGEPYPWLCYAYTRQQRFEEAIQIGRRAIKLEPDNPMAHYFLGAAYTVQAAMAYKTKSYLEAIRHLKRNIELQPYYQPPHMILGWIYMFHGQYPEAREYLEKAVAIEESEKFEGIKFIGALTLLGNLYFRQNQLDIAWDWYQRSLQRLEKSDHVYRETLMALTYCGLGNIHFGRGLYGDALVEYRRACEHITKHPKALGAGYILVKARVGLAKAFHQLEMSREAKQQFEEALPLFQNKQGFDFSWMTEVCEAQAWYDIASYHALAQHHKEALDALRKAVQCGWSDLPFLEAGESFRTLRDDAPFRKIVQTLMKRKPLP, from the coding sequence ATGATCGGCAAAACCATTTCTCATTACAGGCTTCTTGAGAAATTGGGCCAGGGCGGCATGGGTGTTATCTACAAAGCCGAAGACACCAAGCTCAAGCGTCTCGTCGCCCTCAAATTTCTCCCTCCGGATTTGACCCTCGACGAAGAGGCCAAAGAGCGCTTTGTCAACGAAGCGCAGGCGGCTTCGGCGCTTGATCATCCCAACCTCTGCACCATCTACGAAATTGACGAAGATGAAGAGGGGCGGATGTTCATTGCCATGGCCTATTACGAGGGCGAGACGCTGCAGAAGAAAGTAGCAAGTGGCAAGTTGCAAGTAGCCGATGCAATTGAGATCGCTATTCAAATTGCGCAGGGATTGGCCAAGGCCCACGAGCACGGAATCATTCATCGTGACATCAAGCCGGCGAATGTGATGATCACCAACGACAGCGTGGCAAAGATTTTGGATTTTGGCCTTGCCAAGCTCAGCGGGCAAACGCGGCTCACTAAAATCGGCACGACGGTCGGCACGGTGGCGTATATGTCGCCCGAACAGAGCCGTGGGGAAAATGTGGATCATCGCACGGATATTTGGGCGTTGGGAGTTGTTATTTACGAAATGCTCACCGCCCGGCTGCCGTTTCGAGGTGAGTACGAACAGGCGGTGATTTATTCCATTTTCAATGAAGAGCCGGAGCCGGTGACCGGTTTGCGAGCCGACCTTTCCTCGGATTTTGACGAGGTGATTCGTAAAGCGCTGGCCAAAGATGCAAACCAGCGCTATGCCGCCGTGATCGACTTTCTCAGCGACTTGGAAAATTTGAAAGCGGGAATCGGAATCGCCACCGTGCCCGGCCGCGCCCCTCGAGCAGAAACAGAGGAAAATTCCATTGCGGTCATCGACTTTACCAATATTGCCGGAGATGCCACGATTGATTGGTTGTCCGGAGGCATCGCCGAGACGGTGACCGTCGATCTTAAAAAGATTTCGGCGCTCAAAGTGGTGAACCGTGAGAAAGTTTTGAATGTATTGGCAAAGCATGCGGGGAAGATGCCAGCCGAGCAACAATCCATTGCCATCGGCAAGGCTTTGGGCGTGCGCTGGATGATCTCGGGCGGCTATCAAAAAGCCGGCAATGCGATTCGTCTCACGGCGCATTTCACGGAAATAGCCTCCGGTGAAGTGGTTGGCTCGGTGAAGGCCGATGGCACGATGGAGGAAATTTTCAAACTGCAAGATCAGCTCATCCTCAGCCTGATGGAGGCCTTGCAGCTTAAAATCTCAAGCTCGGAGATTAGAAAGATCGAGAAGCCTGAGGCCATGGCGGTTGAGGCTTATGAATATTACGCCAAGGGCCGCCAACTGTTCAATCAATTCGGTAAAGCCGGTTTCGAGCAGGCGGAAAAATTTTACGAAAAAGCCATTGAGCTTGATGACAAATATGCCTTGCCTTATTCCGGTTTAGGCAGGATTTATATCTTCAAATTCATCGCCCAAACCGACTCGCGCGATTTGGACATTGGCATATCCTACCTGCAAAAGGCGCTGCAGCTCGACCCTGACTTTGGCGAACCCTATCCCTGGCTGTGCTATGCCTACACGCGCCAGCAGCGTTTCGAGGAGGCCATCCAGATTGGACGGCGTGCGATTAAATTGGAGCCGGACAATCCCATGGCGCATTATTTTCTGGGCGCGGCATATACTGTTCAGGCTGCCATGGCTTACAAAACCAAATCTTATCTCGAGGCGATTCGGCATTTAAAGAGAAATATCGAGCTGCAGCCGTATTATCAACCGCCGCACATGATTCTTGGCTGGATTTATATGTTCCATGGCCAATATCCGGAGGCGCGAGAGTATTTGGAGAAGGCGGTGGCCATCGAAGAATCTGAAAAATTTGAGGGTATAAAATTTATCGGAGCGTTGACTTTGCTGGGCAATCTCTATTTTCGCCAAAATCAGCTTGACATTGCCTGGGATTGGTATCAGCGCTCGCTGCAGCGACTCGAAAAGTCCGATCATGTATATCGAGAGACGCTGATGGCTTTGACCTATTGCGGTTTGGGGAATATCCATTTTGGCCGTGGTCTTTATGGCGATGCCTTGGTTGAATACAGACGCGCCTGTGAGCATATCACAAAACACCCCAAGGCCCTCGGCGCCGGTTACATTCTTGTGAAAGCACGCGTGGGGTTGGCAAAAGCTTTTCATCAGCTTGAAATGAGCCGCGAGGCGAAACAGCAATTTGAAGAGGCTTTGCCACTTTTCCAGAACAAGCAGGGATTCGATTTCAGTTGGATGACGGAAGTCTGTGAAGCCCAAGCATGGTATGACATCGCGAGCTATCATGCTTTGGCCCAGCATCACAAAGAGGCGCTCGATGCTTTGCGAAAGGCCGTGCAGTGCGGTTGGAGCGATCTGCCTTTTCTGGAGGCGGGCGAAAGCTTCCGCACGCTTCGAGATGACGCGCCGTTCAGGAAAATTGTTCAAACTTTAATGAAGCGAAAGCCGCTGCCGTGA
- a CDS encoding Gfo/Idh/MocA family oxidoreductase, with translation MKEKLKIGVVGLGKMGGIRAKTVRENDNTILVSGTDPHPPVKGFEDMQILPNYEAVINSGVDAVFVCTPNRFIPEVVIAALDAGKHVFCEKPPGRSMADIERIIEAEKRNPGLVLKVGFNHRYHFGIMEAKKIVASGKYGRILWMRGVYGKAQGSGNANEWRLDPALAGGGILFDQGIHMLDLFRHFCGEFSEIKSMCTTAYWDFPFEDNAFALLRNDEGRIAMLHSSFTQWKHRFTLEIFMEDGYVIVDGMPSSSRSYRDEWIIQGRKHQGYAIGNPPEEATFCNTDPSWQLELEEFVKCIRTGEPVRYGTSRDAYETMRLVFGIYEADEIFKQKQAVKQ, from the coding sequence ATGAAGGAAAAACTGAAAATAGGCGTCGTCGGGCTTGGTAAAATGGGCGGCATTCGCGCCAAGACGGTGCGGGAGAATGACAACACCATCCTGGTATCTGGCACCGATCCGCATCCACCGGTAAAGGGATTCGAAGACATGCAAATTCTTCCGAACTACGAGGCGGTGATCAACTCGGGCGTTGATGCGGTATTCGTGTGCACCCCCAACCGTTTCATTCCCGAGGTGGTGATCGCTGCGTTGGACGCCGGCAAGCATGTGTTTTGTGAGAAACCGCCGGGCCGCAGCATGGCGGACATTGAGCGAATCATCGAAGCCGAAAAACGCAATCCCGGTTTGGTGTTGAAAGTGGGATTCAATCACCGCTATCACTTCGGCATCATGGAGGCCAAGAAGATCGTTGCCAGCGGCAAATACGGCAGGATTCTTTGGATGCGCGGGGTTTATGGCAAAGCGCAAGGCTCCGGCAACGCCAATGAATGGCGGCTCGATCCGGCGTTGGCCGGCGGCGGCATTTTGTTCGATCAGGGCATTCACATGCTGGATTTGTTTCGCCACTTTTGCGGCGAATTTTCGGAAATCAAGAGCATGTGTACCACGGCCTATTGGGACTTCCCTTTTGAGGACAATGCCTTTGCTTTGCTGCGCAATGACGAGGGCCGCATCGCGATGCTGCACAGCTCGTTCACGCAATGGAAGCACCGTTTTACCCTTGAAATCTTCATGGAAGATGGTTATGTCATTGTCGACGGCATGCCCTCCTCCAGCCGCAGCTATCGCGACGAGTGGATTATTCAAGGCCGCAAGCACCAGGGTTACGCCATCGGCAATCCGCCGGAAGAGGCAACGTTCTGCAACACCGATCCCTCCTGGCAACTGGAGCTGGAAGAATTTGTCAAATGCATTCGCACCGGCGAGCCGGTGCGCTACGGCACTTCGAGAGATGCCTATGAAACCATGCGCCTGGTCTTCGGAATTTACGAGGCGGATGAGATCTTCAAACAAAAACAAGCAGTCAAACAGTAA
- a CDS encoding phosphoglycerate dehydrogenase, whose protein sequence is MKNNTPIAVTSRSFSQHPILRAELLQRYSNVRFNDEGLSLHGNELIAFAQGRRKLITALERIDESILAALPELEVISKYGVGTDMLDKQAMARRGIRLGWTGGVNKRSVAELAIAFMIALLRHVPLTNQEIRDGIWKNRQGKQLTGRTVGIIGCGHVGKDLTLLLRAFNCQVLAHDILDFPEFYAANQVEPVGLEELLRRSEIVTLHVPLDGSTRNMLSAERLALMKPEAVLINTARGGIVDETALKQMLIEGQLAAAGFDVFATEPPSDLELLRLPNFLATPHLGGSSAEAVLAMGRAAIAGLDENEIPIAD, encoded by the coding sequence ATGAAGAACAACACGCCGATCGCGGTAACCTCCCGTTCTTTTTCACAACATCCTATTTTGCGCGCCGAATTGTTGCAACGTTACTCCAATGTTCGCTTTAATGACGAAGGCTTGTCGTTGCACGGCAACGAGCTGATTGCATTCGCGCAAGGCCGCCGCAAATTGATCACAGCGCTGGAGCGGATCGACGAATCCATACTCGCGGCTTTGCCGGAGCTGGAAGTCATCAGCAAATACGGCGTGGGCACCGACATGCTGGACAAGCAGGCCATGGCGCGGCGAGGAATCCGCTTGGGTTGGACCGGCGGCGTCAACAAACGCTCGGTAGCCGAGTTGGCGATCGCTTTTATGATTGCGCTTTTACGCCATGTTCCGCTCACCAACCAAGAAATCCGCGACGGCATTTGGAAAAATCGCCAGGGCAAACAACTCACCGGGAGAACAGTTGGCATCATCGGATGCGGCCATGTCGGCAAGGATTTGACGCTGCTTTTGCGCGCATTCAACTGCCAGGTGTTGGCGCATGATATTTTAGACTTCCCGGAATTTTATGCCGCAAACCAGGTTGAACCGGTGGGTTTGGAAGAATTGTTGCGCCGCTCTGAAATTGTGACGCTGCATGTGCCGCTGGACGGCAGCACGCGCAATATGCTCTCCGCCGAACGATTGGCATTGATGAAACCGGAAGCTGTTTTGATCAATACCGCGCGCGGCGGCATCGTCGATGAAACGGCATTGAAGCAAATGCTCATCGAAGGCCAGCTAGCTGCCGCGGGTTTTGATGTCTTCGCCACGGAACCTCCCTCAGATTTGGAGTTGTTGCGCTTGCCCAATTTTCTGGCCACGCCGCACCTCGGCGGCAGCTCTGCTGAGGCCGTATTAGCCATGGGTCGCGCTGCGATTGCCGGGCTGGATGAGAATGAGATACCAATCGCCGATTAA